From a region of the Castanea sativa cultivar Marrone di Chiusa Pesio chromosome 10, ASM4071231v1 genome:
- the LOC142613500 gene encoding protein neprosin-like → MILSSMNLKNLMYAIVQKKNTNIVYHGGSAIISIYNPKVEGTQYSSARIKVLNGPESIEVGWTVNPTLYNDTQTRLYTFTKTSSSSYFNTLCKSIIPISTDIPLGIPIAPISTTEQQFDMKFMLFWDSSNGNWFLKFGQDETVIGFWPKNVFTALGDGANYVEWGGEVFSPPGVPSPPMGSGYSERLEENTKYDACCRKIKTINEIDYVVNAVDTESFSDIVQYQVIDEGRVGADQHLVLFGGVGGYIGE, encoded by the exons ATGATATTGTCttcaatgaatttgaaaaatctCATG TATGCTATAGTGCAGAAAAAAAATACGAACATTGTGTACCATGGAGGTTCCGCAATTATCAGCATATATAACCCAAAAGTTGAAGGAACTCAATATAGTTCTGCTCGCATAAAGGTTCTTAATGGTCCAGAGAGCATAGAAGTTGGATGGACA GTAAATCCAACCTTATACAACGATACTCAAACCCGACTATACACATTTacaaaa ACGTCGAGTTCCTCATACTTCAATACACTTTGTAAATCAATAATTCCTATAAGTACGGATATTCCTCTCGGCATTCCTATAGCACCAATTTCAACGACAGAACAGCAATTTGACATGAAATTCATGCTTTTTTGG GATTCTAGCAATGGAAACTGGTTTCTAAAATTTGGTCAAGATGAAACTGTAATCGGATTTTGGCCAAAAAATGTATTCACTGCTTTAGGAGACGGTGCTAATTACGTTGAATGGGGAGGAGAGGTTTTTAGTCCTCCTGGTGTGCCTAGCCCTCCCATGGGCTCTGGGTATAGTGAAAGGTTAGAAGAAAacaccaaatatgatgcatgtTGCAggaaaattaaaacaattaatgaGATTGATTATGTTGTGAATGCTGTTGATACCGAAAGTTTTTCAGATATTGTACAATATCAAGTTATTGATGAAGGAAGAGTAGGTGCAGATCAGCACCTAGTACTGTTTGGGGGTGTGGGTGGTTATATTGGGGAATAA